The window GCAGATAAATACGATAAAGCGCAGATTATGCGTATCGTGAAATTTGCTGAAATTATTATTATGGCGTTAGCCGCTATCGCCTTTCTCACCGAAAGCTACATGATGCTGCTGATTCTATTATTTTTGATGGGGACCCAGTCTGCATTTTTTGGTCCAGCCAAATATGCACTTTTACCCCAACATTTAAGAAAAGAAGAACTCGTTTCAGGCAATGCATTAGTCGAGACAGGTACTTTTCTGGCGATTCTACTGGGTACGTTGTTAGCTGGCGTGATAGCCAACCAGCAAGATGCGCCTTTAATTGCAGCCATTAGCGTCGTCTCTTTTGCTATTTTAGGGTATGCCACATCGCGTAAAATACCCGAAGCAAAACCGAGTAATCCTAATCTTGAATTTAAATGGCAGCCGATTAAACAAACACGCCATACATTAGCAATAGCCAAGAAAGACAAAACCGTTTTTCAATGTGTGTTAGGCATTAGTTGGTTTTGGTTTTTAGGGGCATGTTACCTAACACAATTCCCTAATTTTGCTAAAATCCACCTTGGTGGTGGCGCGGCTTCTGTTTCTTTCTTACTCGCATTATTTTCAATTGGCATCGCTACAGGCTCACTATTATGTGACCGCCTGTCTGGCCACCGAATTGAACCCGGTATTGTCCCTCTGGGTAGTTTTGGGATTACTTTATTCAGTGCCATTCTTTTCTTTGCATCGCCAGATGTGGTACCAGTATCAAACAATTTTATTGAGTTCATTGCTCAGCCTGAGCTTTTCCATATTTTCATCGCATTAATGCTGTTAGGTGTTTCTGGTGGGGTGTTCATTGTGCCTCTTTACGCCATGATGCAAAGCCGAGCAAAAGAAGATGAACGCGCACAAATCATTGCTGCAAATAATATTTGGAATGCGTTATTCATGGTGGCGAGTGCCATTCTATCGATTGTCTTTTTATCAGTATTAGAATTTAGTATTCCGCAGTTCTTTCTGTTTCTATCAATCACTAACTTTATTGTTGTTATTTATCTATACGTACAAGTACCCGATTTCTTCTGGCGCTTTCTTGTATGGCTTGTTACACACAGCATGTATCGAGTAAAACATAAGGATTTAGAGAATATTCCGCTACAAGGCGGAGCACTGATTGTCTGCAATCATGTCAGTTACATGGATGCGTTATTATTAGCGGGGGCTTATCCTCGCCCTATTCGTTTTCTAATGGATAAAGACATTTCTAGCCTGCCGTTTATCTCGGTATTTTGTAAAGCTTGCAGGGTTATTCCTGTTGATCCTAATGATCGTCGTTCAGTGCATAGAGCCTTTTCGCAAGTCACCCAATATTTAGAAAATGGCGACATTGTTTGTATCTTCCCTGAAGGGCAACTCACCTTCGACGGTGAAATAGGCCCATTCTTACGTGGCATTGATATCATCATTAAGCGGTCTTCTGTACCCGTTATTCCCGTTGCTTTACAAGGGTTATGGGGCAGTCTTTTCAGCCGTGAACGAGGCAGCGCTTTATTGAAGATGCCAAAACGTTTTTGGTCAAAGGTTACCGTAGTGGCAGGTGAACCGATTTCACCATCAGACAATATTCATAGCTCTGAACTGCGTGAACGAATCGTTGCCTTACGTGGCAATAATCAATAGATAGCGAAATAATACAAAAAAGGGCGATGATCAAAAACACTGATCATCGCCCTTTTTTATACACAATTTAAGACTGCTGCGCTAACCACTCGCTTAACTGCTTACGTGACACCTTAATACCCGATGTCGCTAGTTCCTTTGGCAATGCTAGGTAACGAATCGGTCGCTTAAAACTCACGATGTTGTCCGTCATGTGGATTTCTAGTGATGCAATAACATCATTCGATAATACCGAGTCGGTATCTACGATTGCGATTGGTCGTTGCCCAAATTCTGCATCATCCATTGGCAATACAAAGGCTTGCCTAACACTAGCATGGGTCATTAATACTTTCTCGACGTCTTCTGGTTGAATATTCTCGCCACCAGAAATAAACATGTTATCAGCACGCCCTAAAATGTGCAGTTCATTGCCTCGCCATTCGCCTAAATCACGGGTGGCAAACCACTCTCCGTCACAGGCTGGAAATATCATTTTATTACGATAATAGCCCAGACATAAGCTAGCACCTTGAACATACACTTCACCGTCTTTAATCATAAAGTTACGGTTGCCTAAAACAGTGCCTACCCCCCCACTCGCATCTGCTTTTTTTGCTGTAACGGTCGAACCCATCTCTGTCATACCGTAACCACACCAGCAGCTAATACCAATACATTCAGCGGCATCTGTTAAGCTAGCAGGAATAGCCGCGCCACCCAATAACACTTGTTTTAAGACTAAAGTGCCACTGCCCTTACCATGCTTAGAGGCTAATAAACGCTGAAGTTGCGTCGGCACGAGAGAAGCATGCGTCACCATAGTCAGTGAATGCTCAAAACAGGCAGGCTCTGTAACCACCAGCTTGGCACCTCGGTATAACCAGCGCCAAAGAATGGCGAGCCCTGAAATATGAAACAAGGGTAAAGATAACAACCAACTGTCATCGCTGCCAAAATCCATCACTTCAAGTAACCCTTCAGCACTAGCAAGATGATTTTCGGCAGTATGAACAGCCGCTTTAGGTACGCCAGTTGAGCCTGATGTTAACGTTAGGGTTGCAGCTCGTGTTTGCTGCCAAGTAACAGGCACAATACGAGGTTGTTCTGGCTGCAACAAATGCAGGCGTTTTCCAGTTGTGAATTGATGAACGGTACGTGCTGGATACCAAATGTAGTCATTCTTTAATCGAGCTAGTTGTTCATTTAGCTCTATTTCTGTATTTTTCGGATTTAACCCAACATAACGGGCACCAATGCGTAACGTTGCTAAAATAAGCCATATAACCTGAATCGAATTAGGTGCAACAACCGCGATCATTTGATCGCGTTTGACACCTTGTTCAATTAAGCCTTGTGCATACTCATCAACGCGATGGCTCATTTCCGCCCAGCTGAATCGTTGCTCGCCAATACATTCACCGTCGACACATTGCGCACCAAAAGAAAGAGCGACCGCTGACGGTCGCTCCTCTGCCCAATGTTGCCAAGGCCATGTGGCGAAGTATTGAGTTACTTCTGCCATACCACCTCTAAATCAGACAATGCTGTTTTCGGTAAATCACAATCAGGCCACGATGTTTCAAGTTGCGCCTTAAAGAGTTGCATCGTATCTAAACCAGGAATAACGCCCGGTGTTTGCCATTCAGCAAAGCGTGCTAACTGATTTAAGCCAAGGCTAGACTCCATACTAGAGCTAATCACAGCCGTAAGCCCTACCGCATGCGCTTGCTTAACTAAATCCATACAACGCTGCACAGAGCCCACTAACGTTGGTTTGATGATAATCGCAACTACGCCAGGTTCAGCTTTTACTTCAAAGCCTTCATCACGCACCGTTTCATCCCATGCGATGTTGATTCCTGTCTCTAGAGAAAACGCCAAGCTGTCTTCTGGTGTCTTGCAAGGCTCTTCTAAGAACGCAATACCAGCACGGTGTTCAGGCTTCACATACTTCGCAAATTGCTGGGCTTTAATCGGCGTCCACTTACGGTTTGCGTCTAAACGCAAACGTACATCAGGAATCGCTTCAATAAACATATTTACCACGATGCCATCACGCACCGCTTCATACATACCGACTTTAATCTTTGCGACTTTCTCACCTGGCATTTCGTTCAAGCGAACGATCAAATCATCAGGATCGCCAGAACATAATGGTGCAACTAAATAATTACCTTTCATTGGTAACTCTGAAGCCTGCTCTAACATTGCCATGCTCAAACCAAACGCAACCGATGGCAGCGCTTGTGATAAGTCAATGGTTTCACCTTGAATCCAGCTTTCAAGTAACTGTTTTGCTTGCTCACCTGCTTGCTCGACAGTTTCATGACTAAACTCAGGTAAAGGTGCAATCTCACCGAAACCAACTTTATCGCCATCACGTAATTCAACTATCCAACCTTCACGTGTTGCTAGGCGTTGAGTGCGAAGAATAACACCTGAATCCATAGGCAGTTGGTATTGATATAATTTCGCGCTACGAATATATTCTTCTGTCAGAACTACAGTTTTAGCCATGATTAATTCCAATCTGTTTTACAAAATTATTGATTGCCATGCTGAATGCATAAGGTTGCTCAACATGCACATTATGCCCCGCCGATGCGATCACCTGATACTGTAACTGGGTGTCTTCGACCAAACGTTTAAATTTTTTGTCTCGCTCGCCACACACATAAATGGTCGGCAAAACTAATGCTTCCATTATTTGTAGTAATTGTGGTTGCTTCGCTAATGATGTAGCCAGCAGCATACGTGCAACACCAGAACCAAGATTACCACTGCGTTTCAGTACTAAGCTTTGTCTTTGGTCATGATTCAGTGACGAAAATACCGCTTGTTGATACCAGTCAGGTAAAACGAGGCTAAGTGGCTCATATGTAAAACGCTGCGCCCACTTTTGATCATTTGCAAACCTTGTCGCACATTCTGTTCGTGGCAGTCCAAAATGCCCACCTTCTATAACAACACCCATTAATTGTGGTGTTTTTTTGCACGCTGACTTCACGCCTGAATGCGGAACGGCATTAGGATGTATGGATGCCGCATGGTACATCGCTAATCGTGCACCCATTGAATAGCCAATCAACACGTACTGTTCAATATTACGATGTAGCAAGGTTTGAAGAATAAGCTGATTAACGTGAGCAAAGTCGATGGCCTGCACCATCTGGCTTTTACCGTGCCCAGGTAAATCAATCGTAATACAAGGGTACCCTGACGATAATGTATTCACCACATGACGCCAATCTTGGCCCGACCCTAATAAACCATGTAGAAACACTAACGTGGGTTGTGATTCGTTGTTTAGCGAGCCAAAGGTTTCAGAGTAAAGTCGCATTTT is drawn from Photobacterium profundum SS9 and contains these coding sequences:
- the menE gene encoding o-succinylbenzoate--CoA ligase, encoding MAEVTQYFATWPWQHWAEERPSAVALSFGAQCVDGECIGEQRFSWAEMSHRVDEYAQGLIEQGVKRDQMIAVVAPNSIQVIWLILATLRIGARYVGLNPKNTEIELNEQLARLKNDYIWYPARTVHQFTTGKRLHLLQPEQPRIVPVTWQQTRAATLTLTSGSTGVPKAAVHTAENHLASAEGLLEVMDFGSDDSWLLSLPLFHISGLAILWRWLYRGAKLVVTEPACFEHSLTMVTHASLVPTQLQRLLASKHGKGSGTLVLKQVLLGGAAIPASLTDAAECIGISCWCGYGMTEMGSTVTAKKADASGGVGTVLGNRNFMIKDGEVYVQGASLCLGYYRNKMIFPACDGEWFATRDLGEWRGNELHILGRADNMFISGGENIQPEDVEKVLMTHASVRQAFVLPMDDAEFGQRPIAIVDTDSVLSNDVIASLEIHMTDNIVSFKRPIRYLALPKELATSGIKVSRKQLSEWLAQQS
- a CDS encoding MFS transporter, which translates into the protein MSAQPQSRLLTKQRFLPYFLTQALGAFNDNVYKNILLILIAFSAPGTLPLDSDLIINLAAGLFILPFFLFSASAGVLADKYDKAQIMRIVKFAEIIIMALAAIAFLTESYMMLLILLFLMGTQSAFFGPAKYALLPQHLRKEELVSGNALVETGTFLAILLGTLLAGVIANQQDAPLIAAISVVSFAILGYATSRKIPEAKPSNPNLEFKWQPIKQTRHTLAIAKKDKTVFQCVLGISWFWFLGACYLTQFPNFAKIHLGGGAASVSFLLALFSIGIATGSLLCDRLSGHRIEPGIVPLGSFGITLFSAILFFASPDVVPVSNNFIEFIAQPELFHIFIALMLLGVSGGVFIVPLYAMMQSRAKEDERAQIIAANNIWNALFMVASAILSIVFLSVLEFSIPQFFLFLSITNFIVVIYLYVQVPDFFWRFLVWLVTHSMYRVKHKDLENIPLQGGALIVCNHVSYMDALLLAGAYPRPIRFLMDKDISSLPFISVFCKACRVIPVDPNDRRSVHRAFSQVTQYLENGDIVCIFPEGQLTFDGEIGPFLRGIDIIIKRSSVPVIPVALQGLWGSLFSRERGSALLKMPKRFWSKVTVVAGEPISPSDNIHSSELRERIVALRGNNQ
- the menC gene encoding o-succinylbenzoate synthase, producing MRSAKLYQYQLPMDSGVILRTQRLATREGWIVELRDGDKVGFGEIAPLPEFSHETVEQAGEQAKQLLESWIQGETIDLSQALPSVAFGLSMAMLEQASELPMKGNYLVAPLCSGDPDDLIVRLNEMPGEKVAKIKVGMYEAVRDGIVVNMFIEAIPDVRLRLDANRKWTPIKAQQFAKYVKPEHRAGIAFLEEPCKTPEDSLAFSLETGINIAWDETVRDEGFEVKAEPGVVAIIIKPTLVGSVQRCMDLVKQAHAVGLTAVISSSMESSLGLNQLARFAEWQTPGVIPGLDTMQLFKAQLETSWPDCDLPKTALSDLEVVWQK
- the menH gene encoding 2-succinyl-6-hydroxy-2,4-cyclohexadiene-1-carboxylate synthase — encoded protein: MRLYSETFGSLNNESQPTLVFLHGLLGSGQDWRHVVNTLSSGYPCITIDLPGHGKSQMVQAIDFAHVNQLILQTLLHRNIEQYVLIGYSMGARLAMYHAASIHPNAVPHSGVKSACKKTPQLMGVVIEGGHFGLPRTECATRFANDQKWAQRFTYEPLSLVLPDWYQQAVFSSLNHDQRQSLVLKRSGNLGSGVARMLLATSLAKQPQLLQIMEALVLPTIYVCGERDKKFKRLVEDTQLQYQVIASAGHNVHVEQPYAFSMAINNFVKQIGINHG